CAGAAAGCTCAAGCCATCTCCATTAGCCCAGAGACCGCTGAGGAGTGCCAGAGCTCTGAGGATGGGGCCAgtgctgaggaagaggaggacgAGGAGAGTGATGACGAGGGTTGGATAACGCCCAGCAACCTCAAGCAGGTCCAGCAGGACACAGGGCACTGTGACACTACTCCCGTCGGGGTCCAGGTCGGCTGCGTCACTACTGACTTTGCCATGCAGGtgggtgctggctgctgccctgCATGGGAACCTTCGGGCTGGCAGGGCGGGCTGAGGGCAGATTCTCAAATCACTGAAACCTCCAGGCTGGTTAAACCAGCACACTAAGACAGAGGAGCGCACTGCTGAGTCCCTGGGGCAGGATGAGAACAGCTTTGCGACAGCTCCTTCTGTCTTAAAACCAGCCAGTTCTCTCCGTTGCAGAGGCTTCTGCAAAGCCCGTTGGCATTGCTTCCATCAGCCTCTGTCACTGCCTGCACTGGCAAACTCTGGTTAAAGCtcctggcagccccagctcaCGGCGTCCTGGTTTCTCTCTCCTCGTTGCAGAATGTGCTGCTGCAGATGGGCCTCCATGTGCTGGCAGTGAACGGCATGCTGATCCGCCAGGCCAGGAGCTACATCCTCCGCTGCCACGGCTGCTTCAAGTGAGTGTTTGCGCGCCGAGCAGCGCTGCCCTCGGCACGGGGGTGCGGTGCTTGCTGGATGATCCCGCTTGTGGGCTAAGCCTGTATTCCGTGGCCCAGGAAGCAGTAAACCCTCTCTGCACCTGTCTTGCAGGACCACTTCGGACATGACCAAGGTTTTCTGTCCCCACTGTGGTAACAAGACCCTGAAGAAGGTCGCAGTGAGCGTCAGTGATGACGGGAGCCTCCACATGCATTTCTCCCGCAACCCCAAGGTGCTGAACCCGCGAGGGCTCAGGGTGAGTAGCTGCGTCTCACAtgctgggcagctgctgctgggatgaGGGCCGGGCCTGTGGTCAGTTCTTCATTTGTTCAGTTCTCTAGAGGCCTGCAGTCATCTCGAAGTCTCTTTCAGCAAGTTGCCCCTGAAACGAGTTTAATGACTGCTTTTCTCTTGGCAGTACCCGCTGCCAGCCCCGAAAGGAGGGAAGCACGCCAACAATCCTCACCTGGTGGAAGACCAGCCCTTCCCGCAGCAGCGGCTGTCCCGCAAGGCCAGGCAGAAGACCAACGTCTTTGACCCCGACTACATCGCCGGGGTTTCGCCCTTTGCGGAAAACGACATCTACAGCCGTGCGGCCAATCTGCAAATCCGGGA
This genomic window from Haliaeetus albicilla chromosome 10, bHalAlb1.1, whole genome shotgun sequence contains:
- the NOB1 gene encoding RNA-binding protein NOB1, which gives rise to MARVAHVVADTGAFLSAAPLQDIAQNLYTVPEVLAEIRDRPTRRRLAALPCQLHLRRPRPDVLRLVTDFSKKTGDYPSLSAADLQVLALTCQLQAETDGPGGLRWEPQDKVQLSSTPRHPEAPLHLAGFHLPTKHKRPGRGQHQPSPEKSTVPSESDEFSSFLYWRAPLPSIEEELQELLKAQAISISPETAEECQSSEDGASAEEEEDEESDDEGWITPSNLKQVQQDTGHCDTTPVGVQVGCVTTDFAMQNVLLQMGLHVLAVNGMLIRQARSYILRCHGCFKTTSDMTKVFCPHCGNKTLKKVAVSVSDDGSLHMHFSRNPKVLNPRGLRYPLPAPKGGKHANNPHLVEDQPFPQQRLSRKARQKTNVFDPDYIAGVSPFAENDIYSRAANLQIRDAALGAGRRRLNPNAVTKKFVRRR